A single genomic interval of Eurosta solidaginis isolate ZX-2024a chromosome 3, ASM4086904v1, whole genome shotgun sequence harbors:
- the LOC137243350 gene encoding uncharacterized protein — MASTTNNPDASICEKALTRCTVPPSKCVERDREDLIVSSTLSSLTVRSLNYSNIAHTSAPIQKLTSVTLVPTGNEQYNGIKIAHRKQLQNVIHILKGYNNSSDQNQPTKVQTEAEDISKIKLENSQISNSVGKLNFLTFSSANANLLPLLIPISLVVGKIYEMVIVTVPYAKTESVLDISTFIQSKVNKSIRWAQDQRLYSKLSPLLCGIAVAIFSFMLVYLDSDIPGVSPPSPFSPLKHTYRRERRSALHLGYIIALASGAMVTLLMYCDFSGLEI, encoded by the exons ATGGCCTCTACCACCAACAACCCTGACGCCAGCATTTGTGAAAAAGCATTAACGCGCTGCACTGTTCCTCCAAGCAAATGCGTTGAGCGCGACCGTGAAGATTTGATTGTTAGTTCCACTTTGAGTTCTCTGACTGTGCGATCGCTTAATTATTCCAATATCGCTCACACGTCCGCACCTATACAGAAATTGACTTCAGTGACTTTAGTTCCGACGGGCAATGAACAATATAACGGGATCAAAATAGCTCATCGGAAACAGTTACAAAACGTTATACACATTTTAAAAGGCTATAACAATTCTAGTGACCAAAACCAACCTACAAAAGTACAAACAGAAGCTGAAGATATATcgaaaattaaattggaaaacagtcAGATCAGCAATTCTGTTGGCAAGTtgaattttctaacattttcatCAGCGAATGCAAATTTACTACCATTACTAATCCCAATATCACTTGTGGTCGGAAAAATTTATGAAATGGTTATAGTTACAG tgCCTTATGCTAAAACTGAAAGCGTCCTGGATATATCTACTTTTATACAATCAAAAGTAAATAAGAGTATCAGATGGGCGCAAGATCAACGCTTATATTCTAAACTCAGTCCCTTATTATGTGGAATTGCAGTGGCCATATTTTCTTTCATGCTGGTTTATTTGGATAGCGACATTCCGGGTGTAAGTCCACCTTCACCCTTCTCACCACTCAAGCATAC CTACCGCCGAGAACGACGAAGTGCCTTACATTTGGGTTATATAATCGCATTAGCTTCAGGCGCAATGGTCACATTATTGATGTACTGTGATTTCAGTGGCTTGGAGATTTAG